The following coding sequences are from one Maniola hyperantus chromosome 7, iAphHyp1.2, whole genome shotgun sequence window:
- the Prosbeta5 gene encoding proteasome subunit beta type-5, which produces MALLDYCRLDEKINLKPADALASINSDVLGYTQNFMNSVQLATPPFANPVETLAQFNTKDETGRQIKIEFDHGTTTLGFRYKGGVLLAVDSRATGGQFIGSQSMKKIVEINDYLLGTLAGGAADCVYWDRVLAKQCRLYELRNRERISVAAASKLMANMVYNYKGMGLSMGMMLAGIDKRGAQLYYVDSEGTRTPGKVFSVGSGSVFAFGVLDSGYHWDLEDVEAQELGRRAIYHATYRDAYSGGIIRVYHINDQGWVNISNEDCSELHYKYQAEKGVKDE; this is translated from the exons atgGCTTTATTAGATTACTGCCGTTTAGACGAAAAAATCAACTTGAAGCCTGCCGATGCACTGGCATCTATTAATTCTGATGTGTTGGGATACACTCAGAATTTCATGAATAGTGTCCAACTTGCTACTCCGCCTTTTGCTAAC CCTGTTGAAACACTAGCACAGTTCAACACAAAGGATGAGACAGGACGCCAGATCAAAATTGAGTTTGATCACGGTACAACTACTCTTGGTTTTCGTTATAAA GGTGGAGTTCTATTAGCTGTTGACTCCAGAGCAACTGGTGGTCAGTTCATTGGTTCACAGTCTATGAAGAAAATTGTTGAAATCAATGATTACTTACTTG GTACATTAGCGGGTGGTGCAGCAGATTGTGTATACTGGGACAGAGTGCTGGCAAAACAGTGCCGTCTATATGAGTTGCGCAACCGCGAGCGCATCTCCGTGGCTGCGGCCAGCAAGCTGATGGCTAACATGGTGTACAACTACAAGGGCATGGGGCTCAGCATGGGCATGATGCTGGCTGGCATTGATAAGAGG GGTGCTCAATTATACTATGTGGACAGTGAAGGAACCCGAACTCCTGGCAAAGTGTTCTCTGTGGGATCAGGTTCAGTCTTTGCGTTTGGTGTTCTGGACTCAGGCTACCACTGGGACCTTGAAGATGTTGAGGCAcaag AGCTGGGTCGTCGCGCGATTTACCACGCGACCTACCGCGACGCGTACTCGGGCGGCATCATCCGAGTGTACCACATCAACGACCAGGGCTGGGTCAACATCTCCAACGAGGACTGCTCCGAGCTACATTATAAGTACCAAGCGGAAAAAGGAGTCAAAGATGAATAA
- the LOC117983635 gene encoding probable enoyl-CoA hydratase, which produces MKSLLRKCITFSNLSFTRINTVRLASSKNDAQKKEDTKDVEEIKMKMNVVVEKYGAVTTLNIDRQKTRNSLDEATLREMTEAINAFDKDAEAKVLVFNGEGGSFCSGFDLDEVEAKGYNTLIDAASRLLRRPLCDKPTIAAVTGYAVGEGFELALACDLRVIEDTAILGCLGRRFGAPQSLYGGRRLTSLIGLSRALDLLITGRPISGADANVMGLACKLTTTGTALGESIKLAKSLTKFPQNALIMDKLAAVNSQLNPNSEESMRDEAIMNSLLGSAIEDLNQGIKKFRGGIGKHGKFYKLTEVPLKDWELEESFEEVTIKVEEEKKDKKT; this is translated from the exons ATGAAGAGTTTACTGAGAAAGTGTATTACTTTTAGTAATTTATCTTTTACTAGGATTAACACGGTAAGATTAGCTTCTTCCAAGAATGATGCTCAAAAGAAAGAAGATACCAAGGACGTAGAAGAAATCAAAATGAAAATGA ATGTTGTAGTTGAGAAGTATGGTGCAGTCACAACATTGAATATTGATCGTCAAAAAACCCGCAACAGTCTCGATGAAGCAACATTAAGAGAGATGACAGAAGCCATCAATGCATTTGACAAAGATGCAGAGGCCAAGGTCCTGGTTTTTAACGGAGAAGGAGGAAGTTTCTGCTCAGGGTTCGATTTGGACGAAGTTGAAGCAAAAGGATATAATACACTTATTGATGCcgca TCGCGGCTTCTTCGCCGGCCGCTGTGTGACAAGCCCACCATCGCTGCAGTGACGGGCTATGCGGTGGGCGAAGGCTTCGAGCTGGCTCTCGCGTGTGATCTGCGCGTCATAGAAGATACAGCTATCCTCGGATGTCTTGGAAGGCGATTTG GTGCACCACAAAGTCTATATGGAGGCAGACGGCTAACGTCGTTGATCGGTCTATCTCGCGCTCTGGACCTGCTCATCACCGGGCGGCCCATCTCTGGCGCTGATGCCAACGTGATGGGGCTAGCATGCAAACTCACCACCACTGGCACAG cTCTCGGAGAATCAATTAAACTTGCCAAATCTCTGACCAAGTTCCCACAAAATGCCTTAATAATGGACAAGTTAGCGGCCGTCAACTCGCAGCTGAATCCCAACAGCGAGGAGAGCATGCGCGATGAAGCCATCATGAACAGCCTTTTAGGATCTGCCATTGAAGACCTGAACCAGGGCATCAAGAAATTCCGAGGAG GTATCGGCAAACACGGCAAGTTTTACAAACTCACTGAAGTGCCTTTAAAAGATTGGGAACTCGAAGAATCATTCGAAGAAGTTACCATTAAAGTAGAAGAAGAGAAAAAGGATAAAAAAACTTAG
- the Der-1 gene encoding derlin-1, producing MSEFKDWFNSIPFFTRYWLACTIGLSLIGRFGLLNNAYLILDYYPFIHQFQIWRPLTALFYYPITPGTGFHFLINCYFLYQYSQRLEMSIFAGKPADYFYMLLFNWVCCVIVGLLVNLIVLMDPMVLSVLYVWCQLNKDVIVSFWFGSRFKAMYLPWVLLAFNLVISGGGVVELLGIMIGHICFFLLFKYPQEFGGPALLTPPAFLKRIFPDTRYVGGFGTAPQARVPTGGGAVFGGHNWGRGHTLGGN from the exons ATGTCTGAATTCAAAGATTGGTTTAATAGTATTCCGTTCTTCACTAGATACTGGTTGGCTTGTACGATAGGTTTAAGTCTTATTGGACGGTTTGGTTTGCTCAATAATGCTTACTTGATTTTGGACTACTACCCATTCATACACCAGTTTCAG ATATGGAGACCACTCACAGCTCTATTCTACTACCCAATTACTCCAGGCACTGGCTTCCACTTCCTCATAAACTGCTACTTCCTGTACCAGTACTCCCAAAGGCTAGAAATGAGCATATTTGCCGGCAAGCCTGCTGATTACTTTTACATGCTCTTGTTTAACTGGGTTTGCTGTGTAATCGTAGGATTGTTGGTTAATTTAATT GTATTAATGGACCCCATGGTGCTATCCGTGCTGTATGTATGGTGCCAACTCAACAAGGATGTCATTGTGTCGTTCTGGTTTGGCAGCCGTTTTAAGGCTATGTACCTGCCCTGGGTCCTTTTGGCATTCAACCTTGTGATAAGTGGAGG TGGAGTGGTGGAGCTGTTGGGTATCATGATTGGACACATCTGTTTCTTCCTGCTGTTCAAATACCCTCAGGAGTTTGGTGGACCAGCTCTTCTTACACCACCTGCTTTCCT GAAACGTATCTTCCCAGACACGCGGTACGTCGGCGGTTTCGGCACCGCGCCTCAAGCGAGAGTACCCACGGGTGGTGGAGCCGTGTTCGGTGGCCACAACTGGGGCCGGGGACACACACTCGGCGGCAACTGA
- the ND-B22 gene encoding NADH dehydrogenase [ubiquinone] 1 beta subcomplex subunit 9, with translation MANLPLGIRTHSQKVCSLYKQALRNIESFYDRRHVYRYQAVLLRERFDKNANITDMRKAAQLLKEGQEELFLKQHPIPKKFPTSVGGVAHERVVTPPDWVLDYWHPLEKAQYPEYFKRREQRKKEFIAMWEKEYGKPDAKDQHH, from the exons ATGGCGAATCTTCCTCTTGGCATAAGAACTCATTCTCAAAAAGTTTGTAGCCTTTACAAACAGGCTTTACGCAATATAGAGTCGTTTTATGATAGACG ACATGTATACCGCTACCAGGCAGTGCTCCTCCGAGAGCGCTTCGACAAAAATGCCAACATAACAGACATGCGTAAAGCTGCTCAGCTACTCAAAGAAGGACAAGAGGAACTATTCTTGAAACAGCACCCAATTCCTAAAAAAT TCCCAACAAGTGTAGGAGGTGTAGCGCATGAGCGTGTTGTCACTCCACCGGACTGGGTCCTAGACTACTGGCATCCATTAGAGAAAGCTCAGTACCCTGAGTACTTCAAGCGTCGAGAGCAAAGAAAGAAAGAGTTTATTGCCATGTGGGAGAAAGAATACGGCAAACCTGATGCTAAAGATCAACATCATTAA